TCGTTCGGTGCAGCCTGCCGTACAGGCTCTTCAGCGATAGGACCTTCGTGCGGTTAGCTTCCGCGTTGGCTTGGTCGTCATTTGGGCTTCTGCCGCTACCCTGGTGCATCTGCTTCCTCCGGGTGCCCCTCACAGGGCGGCGCCTTGGGGAGACGTCCCCTTCGCCGCCCCCTCCCATGGGTCGTCCCTGCTCAGCTGCGCTGAAGGTGTAGCAGCAATGGAGTTGCACATCGATTGAAGGGGCGAACCGTTGGTGATGGATAACTCACCTGTGTGCGTCGCAAGTGCTATGGCAAAGGCAGCGTCGATGTGGGGGGTCACCACAAggtgaaaagaaaacaccCCCAATATATCAACTCCGCTAAGCgtaaagaggggggaaaaaaaaaaaaaaaaaaaggacgcaACACGGAGCACATCGCTCAATGGTACGTACATCTGGGTAACTCTCAGGTGAAGCGCGCTGAACGGATGAGCGGGGCGTAGAGAAGGGGGCTCTCACACAGGACTGAGCTAGCTCAACCGCGCACGAAGCGGTGATCCGTGGTGGGTTACCGCAGTGGGTTACCGCAGTGGGTTACCGTAGCGGTTTCCCCACAAACGAAGGCACACCCCCTTTGGGAAGTGCAGATTGGGAAGGGCACATTGGGGAGGAcgcacaaaaaggagtggCGTCGCCTCTGCCAAATGTGCGGAACGTCCAACTGGTAAGCAACCGCAGAGGGGAAACGAATACCCAATTACATGGCGATCTGCACACCATGCGAATTACATCCCAACGGAACTGTCACCAAGTTGGTCCTTTTGGGGAAAGTTTCTTCGGGGGACACGCTGGGGGAGCTGACCCCTTGCgcggcggaaaaaaaaaaaaaaaaaaaaaaaaaaagtaaaagaagTAAAAGAATAATACAACGAAGATGACGAATAGGATGACGAATGGACGAAGCACACACGCAGGTGGAGGTCCCCGGTCGGTTACCGCGCACCGCCCCCTTGCGATGCTCACTTGCGGAAGAACTTGGCcgggggaaagaagaagtACGTGGAGTAATACACCTTAAACAGGTTAATCTCGTGGATGACGTCGAGGGAGGAATACGTGAGCAGGAGAAGCAGGGTGAGCCACaagttcctccccccccgaggcATGAACGTGTTGGTGGAGTACCTACACAAGAGGAACAAGGCAAAGgtaatcaaaaaaataaacagcgAAAAGGCCACCCCCTCGTACACGTACTGAGCACTGGTAGAACGGTAGACGAACTTATGAAGCATCGAATCGAGGTTCTTGGCTGTGTTGTATCGCTCGGATTTGTTAATGAGGCAGTGGAAGATGCCGCTCAAGCAGGTGAGGAACAGGACGTATGAGCAGACAAACAGGAGGGAGGGCCACCTGTGCAGCAGCTGCAGGAGGACGTACAGAAGGGAGAACAACCCGACGAGGGCGATCGTGAGGGAGTGCTTCTGCATCTTCTGCAAGTAGTTGCCGTCCAGGGGtgtgctccccccctcttcACCACTGCTCCGACGGTCACCACTGCTCCGACGGTCACCACTGCTGCCATCGTCACCACCGCTGACACCGCCACCGCTGACACcgccaccgcttccccccctgttgtGCGCGCGAATAAATTCCGAGAAGTACCTTTGGACCAGTTGGTTGCTCATCTCCGGTGCGTCTCCCTCGCGCGACCGCTTCTCCTTTAAGAAGCCCTCCAATTTGTAGTTGGGGCGCACCTTGGAGTAGTAATCAAAGTGCAGGAAGGTCTCCTGGCCGACGTAAAAGAACTCGGGCACCTCGTCGATCGCGTGGATGTACTTGAGGGGGAGCAGGCTCGGCTTGTAAATGTTTatgtagaagaagaaaatgggCCTTGAGGCGGGGGGGGTGCACTGCTCTGTGTCGTTTGTTCGTATCGGGTTGGTCCACTGCTCTGTGCCGTTTGCTCCTATCGGGGTGGTCCGCTTCGCCGTTCCGTTTGCTCCTATCGGGGTGGTCCGCTTCGCCGTTCCGTTTGCTCCTATCGGGGTGGTCCGCTTCGCCGTTCCGTTTGCTCCTATCGGGTTGGTCCACTGCTCTGTGCCGTTTGCTCCTATCGGGGTGGTCCGCTTCGccgcgccgctccccccctcgctGTAGAGGGAGAAGTTTCCCAAAATGAAGGCCTTCGCCACGCGGTTGAACAGCTCCAGCAGCATGAGGTTCTTCCGGTCAAACTTGGAAACCCCATTGGTACTCTCCACGTCGATCACGAACAGCACGCAGTCATAATcgcctgacttgttcagcaCATATTCCACATAATCTCCCGCGGTTATCTCGTGAAtatacaaaaaggaaatgtacTGGTTGGTGGTGTCCTTCTCGCTTCGGTATTTCTCATTAATGTctagctttatttttttgtttatgagTTTCTGCAGCTTCGCCAGCTTGCTCTCCCCACCGAGGCACCCGCATGGTTTCGGCagtagcagcagcagcgCTAGCAGGAGGGGCAACACAAAGCGCAGTCGTAAAAGTCGCGATAGCAGAATCTGCGAGTACCGCATGTTCCCCCGCGGGGGAGGTGGCAGGCGGCCCGCCATCACCCCGACTGCTTGGGCTGCTGTGCATACCACGGGGAGAGCCTCATCGCGTTGCCTCTCCACACACAGACGAAACGTTCCCTCTCCCGAGTGGATGCTACACCCGCAAGTACACTCCGGGTGGAGTTACGCAAAGGCACCGCCTCGCTTCCCTGCGATGAGCTCTCCCTCACGTAGGCACTTCAGCACGGACATGCAAAACAGTCGCAATTTTAGCTCACTAGCTCAACGGGGTAAACGCAGAGTTGTAACTCCCTCCCAGGGGGCAATGCGCTATGAGGttgacccttttttttttttttttttttttttctcccatgggggggtgaagcggttggTGAAGCGGTCGGTAAAACGTGCCAGCTGAAAGGGTCCCCGAAGCGTCCCCTCAAAAGGGTATCTTAAACGTCCGCTTAAAACGCACCCGCCGGAACACCTCCCCTTCGGGGGTGCAAATGAAAGAAGGGGGGCCGCTAACGGGAGGAAGCCCCCCACAAACGTGCACATTTCGGCGGCATCCAAGAGGGAAAGGAACTTCCCAACATTGTTTGGTGAAACGGGTTAGACGTTTGTTGCCCtccacggaaaaaaaaaaagaaaaaaaaaaaaagaaaagaaaaaaaaacatgcgtGTGGGTACCAACATATGTGCACCTCCATCCGTCGGCCAAGGGACATTTTTCGCGGGCCATTGCTGCCTCGCAGCTGTGCGATCGCGACGGGTGGGACCTCTTCACctggggggggcaaaaaggaaaatgcaaaCACGTGCGGAGCGGGCAAACAGTGTAAGTGCAGATGGCCCGACCGCTCTTACATGGTGAAGGTGAATACGTTCCCCGCGGACACAATTGTCTTGTAGAGATCCTCGGAGGTAAAGCGGGACTCGTAATCCAGGGAGAGGAGATTCTTGCACAGCTTGGCAACATTtggatgtttttttattaacgaGTCAGGTAAAATTCTCTGGCGAGCATTTGTCAAAATGGCTGTTCGCTCCATATTCGTTTCCGTCCTCGTGAAAAGATCTACGATGATTAACCCGAGGGAGAACATATCCACTGCTTTGTTGTATTTATTCCCAAGGAGTTGTTCCGGAGCAGAATACATTTTCGTGCCGATGCCCAACGTGTGGTACGATGACCCATGTGTGCTTCCCTCGGGGGTGCCACCTACCGcgtggcattttttccctttctggGAGCAACTGCTatgttttgatttttttttttttttttttttcctcagcTGGTGAGCGGCGCTGGGGGGGTTGCTTTGTGGCGGCGATCGGTCTTTGCGCATCTCCAGTTTGTTAGAGGCCACCCCATGTGGAATCGCTTCATGTGAAGCCACCTCATGTGGCGCCCCTCCCCGGTCGCCTCCCAAAAGCGTCGGCATAATTCTCTTCACAAGCTCGGCGAACGTAATGCCCTCATCGGCGCCAGTAGCAGCTGCGCCACCACTCAGGTGGGAGTAGCTCTCCCCTGGGGGTGCCTCACACACAACTGGATCGGCACGTCTGGTCTTCCCCTTACCGCTCAGCATGTGCAAGGTATCCTCTCGGGGGGAGTGAAGCTGGTGGTTTTGCTTTCCCTCCAGTGGGAGGCGGTTCTTACGGGGGGGCACACCACCATCTGTTACGTTCTCCCCTTTGTCGTGCCATCTATCCCGTCGGTGGCTACCATAGTTGGTGCCCTTCTCTTTACCACCCACCAGGTGATGGCACCACAGGTTGGTCTTCCCCTCTTGGGCccgtttcgccgcttcccccaatTTGGGTCCATCTTGGGTGTTCCCCCCACGAGTGCCTCTGCTGCGGTTGGCTCTGCTCGCGGCGTGTGGCCCATCTCCCTCTGCAAGTTTGCCCCCTTTGCAATGTTCTTCGCTTCTCCTTGGGGAACCCCTCACCTGGTTAGCGTCCCCCGGAGAGGACCCACCAACCCCATCGTTACGCAGTGCTGCCTTCGATAAGGggtccttctcccccccctcaggaTGACCCccttcatttggggggaccCTTTCTTCTCCCAATTTGGTGAACATAAAATGGTCATCTCCATAGGGGGCACCCCTCACGGGTGGTTCCTCCCCGTGGCATTCCCCTCGCAGAGTGTGAGGAACTACATGTGTCTCTTTAGCAGGTGCATTTTCACCACGTACATTCAAACCGCGCACATTCCCACCGCTTCTGcccctctcccctttggggTGGCCCGCGCGAAGGATCCACCTCTGGTTCCTCCCGAAATCGTCGTAGGAGGCCAGCCCAAAGTCGCCAATCTTCACCACGTCATTGCtgcaaatgaaaatgtttGATGGCTTCAAATCCCTGTGAATGATATTGTTCTTGTGCATGTAGTGTAGCCCTAGGATGATCATGTGGATGATATCCCTGTTCCTTTTGAAGTTCACGTAGGTCCTTCCGCATATGTAATTCTCTAGGGTACTCTCACAGTACTCCATCCTTATGTAGAGATTAAATTTGTACTTTGCTCttctctcttcctttttcttcctccttttgtgccttttcaatttcgtttGGGTGGCGGTACCTGTGTGTGTCTTCTTCGGGTGGGTGTCCCCCTCGGTCGCCCTCTTCCTGTCGGTTGCCCCCTTTTCCagggcttcttcttcccctttgcagcgCTCGCTAACGTTGTTGTGGTCACCCGCATGGGGAGTGGCAACCCGGTGGTTAACCTTCGAATCGCCGCCTCCATCCACCCACGTGATCCTCTTTGACTCTCTCTGAGGGGGGCACCACTCGGAGGAAAGCTTCCTCACGGACCCTCCACCCGTCGAGCGGACGCAACTTTTAaatccccttttgcaaaaatggagaggtCCACTTGGAGGGAAGCCACGTATACATCTGGATGTCTCTCCTGGAGAGTACCCCCTCCCGATAAATGGGATCCTTCTCACGGGCGGAAGATCCCGGGAGGTATTCTTCACCTTCGCCACCATCTTACATATGCGTAGCTTCCCCTGTGGTCGTTCCTTCCGTGGgtatcttcctcctctcaGTGGAGTAGCCCGCTTTTCTACAGGTGGGGAGGACGTCTCTTTATTTGGGTTACCCCCACGTGGAGAACCCTTCCCCACTTTTGCCCTTCCAAATGGTAAACTCTCCTTCGAGTCTATTCTGTCTCTCTTGTGTGGCTTTTCTTCCGAGGGGAGGTGGCCGAATGAGCTCCTCCTCACCACCCCTATGCCCTGCCTCTCCTTCTTACAGATTCGTTTTCTTAAAATGTGCTGCTTCTGCGTGGCTAGTTTGCTTATAAGCCCGACAGGCGGGTTCTTCCGCGGTAATGATCCCATTTCGTCATACGTTCTGCATCTACCATATGTGTGGTGCGTAAAGCTGTCCACGCAACGTAGTGGGTACCACCTCTTGGGGGTAGACCCCACATGGGCCGAATGAACCATCCTTTCCTCCCACAGGGGCTTCTTAACCACGACGCCTTCCCCCGTGAAGTCCTCCTCTGCACCCCCTTTCATACACTCACTTGTGATTAAAGCCTTTCTGTAGGGCCTGCCACGGATGGCTACCTCCTTTTTGAGGCCGTCCCCATGGAAGGTGTTCCCACCGGAGGGGGACAAAAGGGCGGGGGAGGAGGCCACCCTCCTGCTCTTCCTATAACCGCGCTCGAAGGGGCTGCCCAGATGGCacatcttcccccccctggagagaGCAGCCCATCTGTTGATGAAGCTTCTTAACAGCTTCACTCTTCCGGGGCG
Above is a genomic segment from Plasmodium vivax chromosome 2, whole genome shotgun sequence containing:
- a CDS encoding hypothetical protein, conserved (encoded by transcript PVX_081390A; Apicoplast targeted protein. Curated by Stuart Ralph, Walter and Eliza Hall Institute of Medical Research, Australia.): MRYSQILLSRLLRLRFVLPLLLALLLLLPKPCGCLGGESKLAKLQKLINKKIKLDINEKYRSEKDTTNQYISFLYIHEITAGDYVEYVLNKSGDYDCVLFVIDVESTNGVSKFDRKNLMLLELFNRVAKAFILGNFSLYSEGGSGAAKRTTPIGANGTEQWTNPIGANGTAKRTTPIGANGTAKRTTPIGANGTAKRTTPIGANGTEQWTNPIRTNDTEQCTPPASRPIFFFYINIYKPSLLPLKYIHAIDEVPEFFYVGQETFLHFDYYSKVRPNYKLEGFLKEKRSREGDAPEMSNQLVQRYFSEFIRAHNRGGSGGGVSGGGVSGGDDGSSGDRRSSGDRRSSGEEGGSTPLDGNYLQKMQKHSLTIALVGLFSLLYVLLQLLHRWPSLLFVCSYVLFLTCLSGIFHCLINKSERYNTAKNLDSMLHKFVYRSTSAQYVYEGVAFSLFIFLITFALFLLCRYSTNTFMPRGGRNLWLTLLLLLTYSSLDVIHEINLFKVYYSTYFFFPPAKFFRK